Proteins from a single region of Platichthys flesus chromosome 16, fPlaFle2.1, whole genome shotgun sequence:
- the rdh8a gene encoding retinol dehydrogenase 8a, with amino-acid sequence MANSGQKVVLITGCSSGIGLRIAVTLARDEKKRYHVIATMRDLRKKDKLLEAAGDVYGKTLMLLPLDVCSDESVKQCISNVQDRHIDILISNAGVGILGPVESISIDEMKRVFETNFFGVVRLIKEVMPDMKKRRSGHIVVMSSVMGLQGVVFNDVYTASKFAIEGFCESMAVQLMKFNIRLSMIEPGPVHTEFETKMMEDVAKMEYPGVDADTIRYFKDVYLPSSIDIFEAMGQTPEDIAKCTKKVIESSNPRFRNLTNSLYTPIIALKYADETGGLSVNTFYNLLFNFGPLMHIAMSILKCLTCSCLRRRTISPN; translated from the exons ATGGCGAACAGCGGGCAGAAAGTTGTGCTGATCACCGGCTGCTCCTCGGGCATCGGCTTACGGATCGCCGTCACGCTGGCCAGAGATGAGAAGAAGCGGTACCATG tTATCGCCACCATGCGCGACCTGAGGAAGAAGGACAAGCTgctggaggcagcaggagacgTGTATGGCAAGACCTTGATGTTGCTTCCACTGGACGTGTGCAGTGACGAGTCGGTCAAGCAGTGCATCAGCAATGTTCAGGACCGCCACATTGATATCCTGA TCAGCAATGCAGGCGTGGGCATTCTCGGACCCGTGGAGAGCATCAGCATCGACGAGATGAAAAGGGTGTTCGAGACCAACTTCTTCGGTGTGGTCCGCCTGATTAAAGAGGTGATGCCCGACATGAAGAAGAGGCGTTCGGGACACATCGTGGTCATGAGCAGCGTCATGGGTCTGCAAG GAGTGGTGTTCAATGATGTTTACACAGCCTCAAAGTTCGCCATCGAGGGATTCTGTGAGAGTATGGCCGTGCAGCTGATGAAGTTCAATATCCG GTTGTCCATGATCGAGCCCGGCCCGGTGCACACTGAGTTTGAGACAAAGATGATGGAGGATGTGGCCAAGATGGAGTATCCAGGAGTAGATGCTGACACAATTCgttattttaaagatgtttacCTCCCATCGTCCATAGATATTTTTGAAGCCATGGGCCAGACACCGGAGGACATAGCCAAA TGCACTAAAAAGGTTATTGAGTCGAGCAACCCGCGCTTCAGGAATCTGACCAACAGCCTCTACACACCGATTATTGCCTTAAAGTATGCGGACGAGACTGGCGGCCTGTCTGTCAACACCTTCTACAACCTTCTCTTCAATTTCGGCCCTCTCATGCACATAGCCATGAGCATCCTCAAGTGCCTGACGTGCAGCTGCCTGCGTAGACGCACAATCTCGCCAAACTGA